A portion of the Deltaproteobacteria bacterium genome contains these proteins:
- a CDS encoding DedA family protein has translation MFHQLVVWLADTVGQWGYPGIVMLMALESSFFPFPSEVVIPPAAYLAFTGKMNIGMVILCGTLGSLLGAVFNYWLALKFGRPFFEKYGRYLLIRPRSLEKSDRFFERHGHISIFIGRLLPGIRQYISLPAGLARMNIFAFCAATVLGAGVWVLVLAAIGYWFGRNEQLVLQNLHWITLAIVIGCGILVTFYRRRWKDRLSQAQQWDEG, from the coding sequence ATGTTTCACCAGCTCGTTGTTTGGCTGGCTGATACTGTCGGCCAATGGGGGTATCCTGGAATCGTGATGCTCATGGCCCTCGAATCTTCATTTTTCCCGTTTCCCAGCGAAGTGGTGATCCCTCCGGCAGCCTATCTTGCCTTCACCGGGAAAATGAACATCGGGATGGTCATTCTTTGCGGCACACTGGGAAGCCTTTTAGGGGCTGTTTTCAACTATTGGCTTGCCCTGAAATTTGGAAGACCATTTTTTGAAAAATATGGTCGCTATCTACTGATCAGGCCCCGGTCGCTGGAAAAATCGGACCGTTTTTTTGAGCGCCACGGGCATATCAGCATCTTTATCGGCCGCCTGCTGCCGGGCATTCGCCAGTATATTTCGCTTCCGGCAGGGCTGGCCCGGATGAACATCTTCGCTTTTTGTGCAGCCACCGTTCTTGGCGCAGGGGTATGGGTATTGGTACTGGCGGCCATAGGCTACTGGTTCGGCCGCAACGAGCAACTGGTTTTGCAGAACCTGCATTGGATTACCCTGGCCATAGTAATCGGGTGCGGTATTCTGGTGACCTTCTACCGGCGTAGATGGAAGGACCGTTTATCCCAGGCACAACAATGGGATGAAGGATGA
- a CDS encoding undecaprenyl-diphosphatase, giving the protein MTTNLNVQIFQWIHAGAGDHLIVDGFAVFFAEGGPYLLAALFVVLWFFVDKNRKTALLEATEAAIVGLGINQLIGLFYFHPRPYMVGLCTPLFPHGPETSFPSDHATLMFAAAFYLLMARRWTTCGIVLLVVATLTAWGRVYSGMHFPFDMAGSLVVGLASAGLIHWLAGRLKPLNMKLIRVSHQLMDRVVRSLSHGTRRR; this is encoded by the coding sequence ATGACAACGAATCTGAATGTTCAAATTTTTCAGTGGATTCATGCCGGGGCCGGGGATCATCTGATTGTGGATGGGTTTGCCGTCTTTTTTGCCGAAGGCGGTCCCTATCTGCTGGCGGCCCTGTTTGTCGTTCTCTGGTTCTTTGTGGATAAAAACAGAAAAACCGCTCTGCTCGAAGCAACCGAGGCCGCCATCGTCGGCCTGGGCATTAACCAGTTGATAGGTCTGTTCTACTTTCACCCGCGGCCTTACATGGTCGGACTTTGCACACCGCTCTTTCCGCATGGCCCGGAAACCTCTTTCCCCAGTGATCATGCCACTTTGATGTTTGCCGCCGCGTTCTATCTGCTAATGGCCCGGCGTTGGACCACTTGCGGCATTGTGCTTCTGGTTGTCGCAACCCTGACCGCATGGGGACGGGTGTACAGCGGTATGCATTTTCCCTTTGACATGGCCGGTAGCCTGGTTGTCGGGTTGGCGAGCGCCGGGTTGATTCACTGGCTTGCAGGACGTCTTAAGCCTTTAAATATGAAACTGATCCGAGTCAGCCACCAATTGATGGACCGTGTCGTCCGGTCGCTAAGCCATGGGACGAGGAGACGGTAA
- a CDS encoding phosphatase PAP2 family protein, producing MLYIKALLVFITHHPALAYGGIFLISLSESLALVGLIVPGTVIMFGVGAIVATGSLGLKPVLLLAATGAIAGDGISYWLGHHYQEKLRRIWPFSRYHGMLQNGEAFFHRHGGKSVLFGRFVGPVRPVIPIVAGMLGMSPLHFGVVNVLSAIGWAFVYILPGVFFGTSLAVAGAVSTRLAVLIFILLAAMWGFIWLSRKLVVLVGHRGPIWLAALKDWAAADTPVHGVMLPVKRLLLYLFLRQQGEELFFGFLVLMLFVAGWGFLGVLQDVLAKDPLVIADQAVYHFFQSLRTPWGDHILVAVTELGDSFVNICISGAVLLVLLLKRRYRTAGYWVLTILGGLLGVQLLKWLIHLPRPVALYHGTSAYGFPSGHTTMSVILYGFLAILIARGLSSTLRWGLFVSVFVVSFVVAISRLYLGAHWLSDVLGGFFIGTSWVALLGIAYLKRPSEGVPRRLLGLVTVLVIVIAGSWHVSRRHEKDLAFYAPRYNVQSMPLATWLADGWRELPAWRIDMKGEWEQPLTIQWAGPPDELAQYLLTRGWQRPPSLNLKNFLGMFSPDTPIEKLPVLPHLHNGRVDRLRLAHRGKNKRWVLRLWPADARITGNNVPLFVGTIETQHRRHLTGLITAAQDTGEYDGSLVALENELHDRFAMKLVNRRSSGYQVDREHLRVHWRGRVLLLWGNAE from the coding sequence GTGCTTTATATAAAAGCATTACTGGTTTTCATCACCCATCACCCCGCCCTCGCCTACGGGGGAATTTTCCTGATCTCCCTGTCTGAATCCCTGGCGCTGGTCGGTTTGATTGTTCCCGGCACGGTTATCATGTTCGGCGTGGGTGCGATTGTGGCCACAGGCAGCCTTGGGCTGAAGCCCGTCCTGTTGCTGGCCGCCACCGGAGCCATCGCCGGGGATGGTATCAGCTACTGGCTGGGTCACCACTACCAGGAAAAGCTGCGGCGGATCTGGCCTTTTTCCCGCTATCACGGCATGCTGCAAAATGGAGAGGCCTTTTTTCATCGGCATGGCGGCAAAAGCGTCCTGTTTGGTCGTTTTGTCGGCCCGGTGCGTCCGGTAATCCCGATTGTGGCCGGAATGCTGGGCATGAGTCCGCTGCATTTTGGCGTCGTCAACGTGTTGTCGGCCATCGGCTGGGCCTTCGTCTATATTCTGCCGGGAGTCTTTTTCGGGACCTCGCTGGCAGTGGCCGGAGCGGTCAGCACTCGGCTGGCCGTGCTCATTTTCATTCTCCTCGCTGCCATGTGGGGCTTCATTTGGCTCAGCCGTAAGCTGGTAGTACTGGTCGGACATCGAGGGCCGATCTGGCTTGCCGCACTGAAAGACTGGGCCGCCGCGGACACGCCTGTTCATGGGGTGATGCTTCCCGTAAAACGGCTCCTCCTTTATCTATTCCTCCGTCAGCAAGGAGAGGAGTTATTTTTCGGATTTTTGGTCTTGATGCTTTTTGTCGCAGGATGGGGATTTCTCGGTGTTTTGCAGGATGTTCTGGCCAAAGATCCGCTGGTGATCGCGGATCAGGCGGTTTATCATTTTTTTCAATCTCTGCGAACCCCATGGGGGGATCATATACTGGTAGCCGTCACGGAGCTCGGCGATTCGTTTGTAAATATTTGCATATCCGGTGCGGTGTTGCTCGTTCTTCTTCTCAAACGCCGCTACCGCACCGCTGGATATTGGGTGTTGACCATACTCGGTGGTTTATTGGGCGTTCAATTGCTGAAATGGTTGATCCATTTGCCACGGCCCGTGGCTCTCTACCATGGGACCTCGGCCTATGGATTTCCCAGCGGCCATACAACCATGAGCGTTATCCTTTATGGCTTCCTCGCTATTTTAATTGCCAGGGGTCTTTCCAGCACTCTGCGCTGGGGGTTATTTGTCAGCGTCTTTGTGGTCTCTTTTGTTGTCGCGATCTCCCGCCTTTACCTGGGCGCCCACTGGCTTTCCGATGTCCTGGGCGGATTCTTCATCGGCACAAGCTGGGTCGCCCTGCTTGGAATCGCCTACCTGAAAAGACCAAGTGAAGGCGTACCCCGGCGTTTGCTGGGGCTTGTGACCGTACTCGTCATCGTGATCGCCGGTAGCTGGCATGTGAGCCGGCGTCACGAAAAGGATCTTGCGTTTTACGCTCCCCGATACAACGTACAATCCATGCCGCTCGCGACATGGTTGGCCGATGGCTGGCGCGAACTTCCCGCCTGGCGGATTGACATGAAGGGCGAATGGGAACAACCTCTCACCATCCAGTGGGCCGGACCGCCCGATGAACTGGCCCAATATCTGTTAACCAGGGGATGGCAGCGCCCGCCGTCGTTGAACTTGAAAAATTTTTTGGGGATGTTTTCTCCGGACACGCCGATTGAGAAGTTGCCTGTTCTGCCGCATCTTCACAATGGCCGGGTTGACCGCCTGCGCCTTGCTCACCGGGGAAAGAATAAGCGCTGGGTGCTGCGTCTTTGGCCTGCGGATGCAAGGATCACCGGAAACAATGTCCCCCTTTTCGTGGGAACGATAGAGACGCAGCATCGCCGTCACCTGACCGGATTGATCACCGCGGCACAGGACACGGGCGAGTATGACGGCTCCCTGGTCGCACTGGAGAATGAGCTCCATGATAGATTCGCTATGAAGCTGGTCAACAGGAGGAGCAGTGGATATCAAGTCGACCGGGAACATCTCAGGGTGCACTGGCGGGGCAGGGTGTTGCTGCTATGGGGAAACGCAGAGTGA
- a CDS encoding flippase-like domain-containing protein, translated as MMKMFRPMSHHVPVHVSRRVLAYFGLAGLFFLLSFTSIYFVHRIFSGGQLRIDPHLLSVRIIGGLVVLLILYFLADGLRLYCVIRAMGFHIPFAYIVKLVFVNIFVSNVTPLATGGGVVQVYFMKQKGMPVGEATAATSIRTILAALILFTLTPIIIWAEPNLFGMFLHRSLLYGIAGFSCLYLAVFWVILFRIRVIKRWLFRVLVLFNILKIISRRRFRSFFLKISHELDLFSNGFKRYFRYSPGWAALSCVCTGLFLLLLFSFSVVLIRALGYQVPLLTVLSFQVVVTFFMYFAPTPGAAGVAEGGYGLLFAQLVQKQDITLLTLSWRFLTIYVGVLIGIVIIYREIFNCGKAARQ; from the coding sequence ATGATGAAGATGTTTCGTCCCATGTCACACCATGTGCCCGTGCATGTCTCCAGGCGTGTCCTGGCTTATTTCGGGCTGGCTGGGCTGTTTTTCCTGCTGTCTTTCACCTCCATCTATTTTGTTCACCGAATCTTTTCAGGGGGGCAGTTAAGGATAGACCCCCACCTGCTTTCGGTTCGCATCATCGGTGGCTTGGTAGTTCTGTTGATTCTGTATTTCCTGGCCGACGGTTTGCGGTTGTATTGCGTCATCCGGGCGATGGGGTTCCACATCCCATTTGCGTATATCGTCAAACTCGTCTTCGTCAACATATTCGTTTCAAACGTCACGCCCCTTGCCACCGGAGGCGGTGTGGTCCAGGTCTATTTTATGAAGCAAAAAGGAATGCCCGTTGGGGAAGCGACGGCGGCCACATCGATCAGAACCATACTGGCCGCCCTGATACTTTTCACGCTCACACCCATCATCATTTGGGCCGAACCGAATTTGTTTGGTATGTTTTTACACAGAAGCTTGCTTTATGGCATCGCCGGATTTTCATGTCTTTACCTCGCGGTTTTTTGGGTCATCCTTTTCCGGATCAGGGTAATCAAGCGCTGGCTGTTTCGGGTATTGGTGTTGTTCAACATCCTCAAAATTATATCACGGCGGCGGTTCAGATCCTTTTTTCTGAAAATTTCTCATGAATTGGACCTGTTTTCAAATGGGTTCAAACGGTATTTCAGATACAGCCCGGGCTGGGCCGCACTGTCTTGTGTGTGCACGGGTCTTTTTTTGCTTCTGCTGTTTTCTTTTTCCGTCGTTCTGATCAGGGCGTTGGGGTACCAGGTGCCGTTGTTGACGGTGCTGTCCTTTCAGGTGGTGGTGACCTTTTTCATGTACTTTGCCCCGACGCCGGGGGCCGCAGGGGTCGCCGAAGGCGGGTATGGGCTTTTGTTCGCCCAACTGGTGCAAAAACAGGACATTACGCTGTTGACTCTGTCCTGGCGATTTTTGACCATCTATGTCGGGGTGCTGATCGGTATTGTCATTATCTACAGAGAAATTTTTAACTGCGGAAAGGCAGCTCGGCAATGA
- a CDS encoding glycosyltransferase, translated as MNRKKKLKLLLACILVFMAILVGYKVYLFIYEADYEALNADHIDQIETRLHGKDTFKFAVVGNIRNSIQIFDERIMPMIRAKGVDFIISAGNAVYDGAEDKYRLLYRGLQKLGIPYVLAAGHNEVEDFGASKFYRHFGPYFFSFHLKNAYFIFLDSTGQTSWKWQMQWLQQELMMAGKYPYRFVVLSHSLFPLPGFDPDDTRYVLEKNLSRNLQSLFSRYRVTAVFSAGYPTYNETVVQGVRYFVSGGGGGLLLGQGKDRYQFVKVDVGPNKVTCENVAAPRRLGTLRYQLETLGLFLHSFFYISLFNFLATLGVISLIALKVYSLIIRQEHLYRDFSIDEDALSKSPLRVAMFTNNYLPFIGGVPLSIDRLHRGLVHLNAAVKVFAPTYPQQWPDPADGSVFRCPALFYAHLNNSPVANIFSRKIDVVFKTFGCDLVHVHHPFWLGQKGMRLAKKCGIPVVFTYHTRLERYTSYIPLPGTVLKNLAAHFLIKHFANKCDAIITPTSSTEEYLRNLGVSALIETIPTGINIGDYRLWSPQQVQALRSQYAASGERLLISVSRMAEEKNLDFLIDGLAKVKDRTHTPFKCLLVGDGPEKGRLEKKVAGLGMDDRVVFTGNLAPHEVVRCYLAADLFVFASTSETQGMVLLEAMAGGCPVVAVRASGVYDVVKDGYNGFKVPESTESWAEAVANLLEDDQRLSVLSENSLAFAEDYSMEKITEKVLRLYRRVVVLAQS; from the coding sequence ATGAACCGCAAAAAGAAACTGAAGCTGCTCCTGGCCTGTATTCTGGTGTTTATGGCCATTCTCGTTGGATACAAGGTTTATCTCTTTATTTATGAAGCGGATTACGAAGCGCTCAACGCCGACCATATTGACCAGATCGAGACCCGCCTCCACGGTAAAGACACCTTCAAATTCGCTGTTGTCGGTAATATCAGGAATTCCATACAGATTTTCGATGAACGCATCATGCCCATGATCAGGGCTAAGGGTGTGGATTTTATCATCTCTGCCGGAAACGCCGTTTACGACGGTGCAGAGGACAAATACCGGTTGCTGTACCGCGGATTGCAGAAACTGGGCATCCCGTACGTGTTGGCCGCCGGGCATAACGAGGTCGAAGATTTCGGGGCGAGTAAATTTTATCGGCATTTCGGGCCGTATTTCTTTTCTTTCCATCTTAAAAACGCCTATTTCATTTTCCTTGATTCAACCGGGCAAACGTCGTGGAAATGGCAAATGCAATGGTTGCAGCAGGAATTGATGATGGCCGGAAAATACCCATACCGGTTTGTGGTTTTGAGCCATTCTCTATTTCCTTTGCCGGGTTTTGATCCAGATGATACCAGATATGTTCTGGAAAAAAACCTCAGCCGGAACCTGCAGAGCCTGTTTTCCCGGTACCGGGTGACGGCGGTTTTTTCGGCCGGCTATCCCACTTACAATGAAACCGTTGTACAAGGGGTCCGGTATTTCGTATCGGGCGGCGGCGGCGGATTGCTCCTCGGACAGGGAAAAGACCGTTACCAGTTTGTAAAAGTTGATGTGGGGCCGAATAAGGTGACCTGTGAAAACGTGGCCGCCCCCCGCCGGCTAGGTACGTTACGCTATCAGTTGGAAACGCTGGGGCTCTTCCTGCACTCCTTTTTTTACATCAGCCTGTTTAACTTTCTGGCGACCCTGGGTGTTATCAGCCTCATCGCCCTGAAGGTATACTCGCTGATTATTCGCCAGGAGCATTTGTACCGCGATTTCAGTATTGATGAAGATGCGCTCTCGAAATCGCCGCTTCGTGTGGCCATGTTCACCAACAATTACCTTCCGTTTATCGGTGGGGTGCCCCTTTCCATTGATCGGCTTCATCGGGGGCTCGTTCATCTGAATGCGGCGGTGAAGGTTTTCGCGCCGACCTATCCGCAACAATGGCCGGACCCCGCGGACGGCAGCGTCTTCCGATGCCCTGCACTTTTTTATGCCCATTTGAACAACTCTCCAGTTGCCAATATCTTTTCCCGAAAAATTGACGTGGTTTTTAAAACTTTTGGCTGCGACCTGGTTCATGTCCACCATCCTTTCTGGCTTGGCCAGAAAGGAATGCGGCTTGCCAAGAAATGCGGCATACCGGTGGTTTTCACCTACCACACCCGGCTGGAACGCTATACGAGCTACATCCCTCTGCCGGGTACGGTTCTAAAAAACCTTGCCGCCCATTTCCTGATCAAGCACTTCGCCAACAAGTGCGATGCCATTATCACACCCACATCCTCCACAGAGGAATACCTGAGGAACCTTGGTGTCAGCGCCCTGATCGAAACAATTCCCACCGGTATCAACATCGGGGATTATAGGCTCTGGTCTCCGCAACAGGTTCAGGCTCTGCGAAGTCAATATGCCGCCTCAGGCGAGCGTCTTTTGATCAGCGTTTCACGAATGGCAGAAGAAAAAAACCTCGATTTTTTAATCGACGGGCTGGCGAAAGTGAAAGATCGGACCCACACGCCGTTTAAATGCCTACTGGTGGGAGACGGTCCGGAAAAGGGACGACTTGAGAAGAAGGTAGCCGGGCTCGGCATGGATGACCGGGTTGTTTTTACCGGGAATCTGGCGCCGCATGAGGTTGTCCGGTGTTATCTGGCCGCCGACCTTTTCGTGTTTGCCTCGACCTCCGAGACTCAGGGAATGGTTTTGCTGGAAGCCATGGCCGGTGGCTGTCCGGTAGTGGCGGTGCGAGCCAGCGGGGTCTACGACGTGGTCAAAGACGGCTACAATGGATTCAAGGTGCCGGAAAGCACCGAGAGCTGGGCCGAAGCGGTTGCAAATCTTTTAGAGGACGACCAACGGTTATCGGTCTTGTCTGAGAACAGTCTGGCATTTGCCGAGGACTATTCCATGGAAAAAATCACGGAAAAGGTCTTAAGACTTTATCGGCGGGTAGTTGTCCTCGCTCAATCATAA
- a CDS encoding response regulator transcription factor: MRILIVDDEQSLLDQLKRALEGQRYMVETAPDGEEALDKLFDTPFDLIILDIMLAKRDGLSVLQEIRQAGIITPVLMLTARGEVGDRIKGLDLGADDYLAKPFSLDELLARIRALFRRSGSQADSVLQVRDLQLDTVSREVTKGGEPVELTAREFSILEFLFYNKNRAVSRFSLAEHVWGDAFDPFSMSNFMDVHIKNLRRKIGDSGPGIIIRTIRGVGYIIKDEAE; the protein is encoded by the coding sequence ATGAGAATATTGATCGTCGATGATGAGCAGTCCTTATTAGATCAACTCAAGCGCGCACTTGAAGGCCAGCGCTACATGGTTGAGACCGCACCGGATGGCGAAGAGGCTTTGGACAAGCTGTTTGATACCCCGTTCGATTTGATCATTCTGGATATCATGTTGGCGAAACGGGACGGGCTATCTGTCCTGCAGGAAATTCGACAGGCCGGCATAATCACGCCCGTTCTCATGCTGACCGCCAGGGGGGAAGTCGGCGACAGGATCAAGGGGCTTGATCTGGGCGCTGACGACTATCTGGCCAAACCATTTTCGCTGGATGAGTTGCTGGCGCGCATCCGTGCCCTGTTCAGGCGATCCGGCAGCCAGGCTGATTCGGTGCTGCAGGTCCGGGACCTGCAGCTCGATACCGTAAGCCGCGAAGTGACCAAAGGAGGCGAACCCGTGGAACTGACCGCCAGGGAGTTCTCCATTCTGGAATTTCTTTTCTACAACAAGAACAGGGCCGTGTCGCGTTTCAGCCTGGCTGAACATGTTTGGGGAGACGCATTTGATCCCTTCAGCATGTCGAATTTCATGGATGTCCATATTAAAAACCTGCGGCGTAAGATTGGGGATTCCGGCCCTGGCATCATCATCCGGACCATTCGTGGTGTAGGGTATATTATCAAGGATGAAGCAGAATGA
- a CDS encoding HAMP domain-containing histidine kinase: protein MTVRQKISLLITAAGFLSSLVFSCIILWETLEQPFRIIDSELETAAQRAVGIVLKNEKKSWEKGYSIQDNPLFVGDDRYWLKIYDQNTGRPVYRSHLATLIDIPEPAPGSSATVSVIIPPEKIHLEQDRQNEVTFRVKGSKIVLDGRTFLVYVGRPMEKLEEETWDIIIGVVSGLAFSVLLLMAISYFVAGFILKPVRIINDQARDITEKHLHRRIPVTGDRDEFNALAQTLNQVFDRLQHAFLRQKRLLADASHELKTPLTMMRLALDEIRSAHGEHPPGLQAENLAWLTEQVLRMEQLVKNLLDLSSLEIEGTTTEDPVDVVKMLESLIADYCFLADTRNIQINARLPEQLIVKGNAAKLNRAFSNILDNAVKYNVNGGRVEVVGDQSAAELTIIVTNTGPGVAEAEIHKVFEQFYRVEKSRSLQHGGSGLGLAIVKRIVELHGGRVKLESEQGAWTRVTVCLPWDRETVKGGSVG from the coding sequence ATGACCGTTCGTCAAAAAATTTCCCTGTTGATTACAGCAGCCGGTTTTTTATCCAGTCTGGTATTTTCCTGCATCATATTGTGGGAAACGCTCGAACAGCCATTTAGAATTATTGATTCTGAGCTGGAAACCGCCGCCCAACGGGCTGTCGGTATTGTTTTAAAAAATGAGAAAAAGAGCTGGGAAAAGGGGTATTCGATTCAGGATAACCCTTTGTTTGTCGGCGATGATCGCTATTGGCTGAAGATTTACGATCAGAACACCGGTCGGCCGGTTTACCGGTCTCATTTGGCTACACTGATAGACATCCCGGAACCGGCACCAGGCTCCAGTGCTACTGTCAGCGTCATCATCCCCCCGGAAAAAATCCATTTAGAGCAGGATCGTCAGAACGAGGTGACCTTCCGGGTCAAGGGTTCCAAAATTGTACTTGATGGGAGGACGTTTCTGGTTTATGTAGGCCGTCCCATGGAAAAACTTGAAGAAGAAACATGGGATATCATAATTGGAGTCGTCAGCGGGCTTGCGTTTTCAGTGCTGCTGCTGATGGCTATCAGCTATTTTGTTGCCGGGTTTATCCTGAAACCCGTCAGGATCATAAACGACCAGGCCCGGGATATCACGGAAAAACACCTGCACCGGCGGATACCGGTAACCGGTGACCGTGATGAATTCAACGCGTTGGCGCAAACCCTCAACCAGGTCTTTGACCGGCTGCAGCATGCCTTCTTACGGCAAAAGAGGCTGCTTGCCGATGCGTCCCACGAATTGAAAACCCCACTGACCATGATGCGGTTGGCGCTGGATGAAATACGCTCAGCCCACGGCGAACATCCACCTGGCCTGCAAGCGGAAAACCTTGCGTGGCTGACTGAGCAAGTGCTGCGCATGGAGCAGCTCGTGAAAAATCTTTTGGATCTGTCATCGCTTGAAATCGAAGGCACCACAACAGAAGATCCGGTAGATGTGGTCAAAATGTTGGAATCATTGATAGCTGATTATTGTTTTTTGGCTGATACGCGCAATATTCAAATAAACGCCCGTCTTCCTGAGCAACTTATCGTGAAAGGAAATGCGGCAAAGTTGAACCGCGCATTTTCCAATATTCTGGACAATGCCGTCAAATATAACGTGAATGGCGGCCGGGTTGAAGTGGTCGGCGACCAATCCGCTGCTGAACTGACGATAATCGTAACCAACACGGGCCCGGGCGTTGCCGAGGCTGAAATCCATAAGGTCTTTGAACAGTTTTATCGGGTCGAAAAGTCCAGGTCGCTTCAGCACGGCGGTTCCGGCTTGGGACTGGCAATCGTGAAGAGAATTGTCGAACTTCACGGCGGAAGAGTAAAATTGGAGAGCGAACAAGGGGCCTGGACCCGGGTAACGGTCTGTCTGCCCTGGGACCGGGAGACGGTCAAGGGCGGAAGTGTCGGGTAA
- a CDS encoding metallophosphoesterase → MKKYFNKYISYAVILILIFSVTIKLYSIFTFPEVNDWNYHEIKKIDKTNDTYSFAVFGDNKNSITTFDELINKLNHDDIIFAIDIGDLVEDGEKEKFRFFINQIKKADKPFLTAIGNHELREDGRANYYPMFGRFYYSFKVGESYFIILDDANEERLDLWQLDWLENELQKAQSYKYRFVFMHVPLYDPRQGENEEGHSLKDLTFAGQLNDIFDKYHVSMLFCSHIHGYYKGYWKNTPFTITGGAGGELAGTDPSHYFYHYMKVNISQEGIKYEVKKLKSPDFELIDRLIHDAWIFIYAFIVVHFIDIIIITGCMYLLILLFLSRRKLI, encoded by the coding sequence ATGAAAAAATATTTTAATAAATATATAAGCTATGCTGTAATATTGATTTTAATATTCTCAGTAACAATAAAACTATATTCAATATTTACCTTCCCTGAAGTTAATGATTGGAATTATCATGAAATTAAAAAAATTGATAAAACAAACGATACATATAGCTTTGCCGTGTTCGGCGACAATAAGAATTCAATAACAACATTTGATGAATTGATAAACAAATTAAATCATGATGATATAATATTTGCCATCGACATCGGAGACTTAGTCGAGGACGGAGAAAAGGAAAAATTCAGATTTTTTATAAATCAGATTAAAAAAGCCGATAAACCTTTCCTTACAGCGATTGGCAATCATGAATTACGCGAAGATGGAAGAGCTAATTACTATCCAATGTTTGGAAGATTCTATTATTCCTTCAAGGTTGGTGAATCATACTTCATCATCCTTGATGATGCAAATGAAGAAAGATTGGATTTATGGCAGTTGGATTGGTTAGAAAACGAGTTGCAAAAAGCACAATCGTATAAATACCGCTTTGTATTTATGCATGTCCCATTATATGATCCACGCCAAGGAGAAAACGAAGAAGGTCACAGCTTGAAAGATTTGACATTTGCAGGACAGTTAAATGATATTTTTGATAAATATCATGTTTCAATGTTATTTTGCTCGCACATTCATGGATATTACAAAGGATATTGGAAGAATACACCTTTTACTATCACAGGAGGAGCTGGAGGTGAATTAGCCGGAACTGACCCATCCCATTATTTTTACCATTATATGAAAGTCAATATATCTCAAGAAGGAATTAAATATGAAGTTAAAAAATTAAAAAGCCCTGACTTTGAATTAATCGACAGATTGATTCATGATGCTTGGATATTTATTTATGCATTTATTGTGGTCCATTTTATTGATATAATAATCATAACAGGATGTATGTATCTTTTAATATTGCTTTTTTTAAGCAGAAGGAAATTAATATAG
- a CDS encoding NAD(P)H-dependent oxidoreductase translates to MKLSIILAHPDSNSFNHAIADIALRTLISQGHHIFFHDLYEESFDPILPANEMERDADIHPYIEKYCNELKDSDGIIIVHPNWWGQPPAILKGWMDRVIRPGVAYEFQEGDEGEGVPKGLLKAQSAIVFNTSNTLPEREEKVFGDPLETIWKNCIFGLCGVTRFHRKMFKMVIISTIEQRSRWLEEVGDTVSKFYPKD, encoded by the coding sequence ATGAAATTATCAATAATACTTGCGCATCCAGACAGCAATAGCTTCAATCACGCAATTGCCGATATTGCATTAAGGACACTTATATCGCAAGGCCATCATATATTTTTTCATGATTTATATGAAGAAAGTTTTGATCCAATTCTTCCTGCAAATGAGATGGAAAGAGATGCAGATATTCATCCGTATATAGAGAAGTATTGTAATGAATTGAAAGATTCTGATGGAATTATAATAGTTCATCCAAACTGGTGGGGTCAGCCGCCCGCAATCTTGAAAGGATGGATGGATAGAGTAATTCGTCCTGGAGTTGCATACGAATTTCAAGAAGGCGACGAGGGCGAAGGGGTACCAAAAGGATTATTGAAAGCACAATCAGCTATTGTATTCAATACATCCAATACTTTACCTGAAAGAGAGGAGAAGGTTTTTGGTGATCCTTTAGAAACTATATGGAAGAATTGCATATTTGGTCTTTGCGGAGTTACACGATTCCATCGAAAGATGTTTAAAATGGTTATAATAAGCACAATTGAACAACGGAGCCGATGGCTTGAAGAGGTTGGAGATACTGTATCAAAGTTTTATCCAAAGGACTAA